TTCTTGAAGCTGTGCCAGCACATTCTTATTGTAAAAATCAAGGTCAATAATACAAACGTTGGGGAGTGTTTTTAATGCTGATAATTGGGATAGTCCGTCTTCAATGTTTTCAGAGCGGAACGATACTTCAATTCCTGAAGCAGCGAGGTCGTTGCAGGTCAAATCCAAAATCGGGCTTTTATCATTGATAAAGGCGAGGGTAATTTTTTTTTGTGCTGTACCAGTTTCCATATCATTACTTTTTTGAGTTGATGTAGCCCTGCACAAAAAAAAGAAGCGCAGGCAACCACACTTACCGATACTGAGGCACTGGTACGCCTTAATCCCCGAATAAGCGAGCGCCCACGCCTATGACGTGAGCGTTCTTACTTATTGTCTTGGGGATACAAAAAATTACCAGTTTTCAGTACCAAGACCTAAAGCAAAAACACTTTAAGTATTGTTATATTTTACATAGCAAATATACTAAAGTCCTTCCGTTGAAACATAGTCAGAACAAAATTAATTACAAGCAATGTCTGTCATTGGCTATATAGTTCTGTTCTAAGACGGTCAGAATATCACTTTCCTTATAGATTATCTTGCCCCCAATTTGTATAAACGGCAGGATATTATCGTCACGGTATTGCTGTAAAGTCCGTTTGCTGATATGGAGCAGCTTGCATACATCTTCGCCCGACAAGTATATTTCTCCGTTCATTACAGGACGGTAGTTTTTCAATATTTCTTCAATACGGTTTCTCAACTGCATTATCATTTCCTGATGGGCGATGATTTCTTCCGTTTCATTCGTCAGTAAATCCATTGTCGTTGGTATTGTACGGCTGTCCGGCTTCGAGTAAAGCCTGTACGTCCGAGCGTTTATAATAATTCTTGCGGTTCAGTTTGGAATATGGCAATAAGCCTTTGTCCTTATAGGTCTGCAAAGTCCGTTTGGTAATGTTCATCATCAAACACACTTCCTGGTTGTCGAGCCATTGCTCTTCTTTGAAAATCGGCGTGTATTTCCGTACAGCATTTTCGGTCATTTCCAAAATTTCCCTTAGCTCATTTTTCATTCCGTCCAATGCGGATTTTTGTATTGCGATAACTTCCATTTTTTGCTCATTTTTTCTGTGGAAGTCGAAGATATTAAGGGGTGTTACAGGGTTGGAAAATGTAGTATTGATTGGCGTTGAAAGGTAGTGTTTGGCGGTTTACTACCTCTGTAAACAAAAAATCGGATAACCTTTTGGCTATCCGATTTGATATTGCTTATTCACAATATTTAAGCAAAGTATTTTTTTAATTTCTCTGGTATCTCTACATTATCAGTTTGCAAAATATTTTTATATTCAATGGTAATGGTACTACCATCAATAAATATATTATTAAATCTTTCCAATAACCAATCAGAATTATCTCGTTGATTATAGTGCTCAACTAATCTCATAATTATATCCTTATCGGACGGGCAATTTTTGATTATTCCGGAAATAATATCAGCTCTATCGTTTACCCATAAATATGACTTATACCCAATAAAACTAATGTTGTTTAAAATCACTTGTTTAAAAGTATCTAAGATGCCATTTCCTGATAATATCTGATGCTCATTGATGGTTGGAGAATATTCTCTTATAGCATTTAATATAGTTTTATTTGCTTCTGCTATTTCATTTTGTGGGATTAAACCATTTCTTAAAAAAGAAGTATATAATCCTAAAATGTTGTTGCAAGAAGTTAATTGTGTTTTCCAAAATTTTCGGACTTCTTCCTCATTAAAATTAAAGCTCAAAATTTTATCAGGATGGTTCGACAGAAAGTCTTTTAAATAATACTTATTGGCTTTGACAATAGCAATCAAACTATCGTTTACAAAACCTTTATTTACCTCTAAACTTTTACTAATTAGTTCCTGTTTCCTTATAGATAAGTCGAAATCCCATTCTCCATTATTTAATAATGCTTCCCAAAAATGTTTCAATTTTGACCTTTCTACTGAAAATTCAATCTCTTGAATTAATGGAGAAATGTCTTTATCCGGTGGAGTAATAGTTGGGTCAAAATGTTTATGAATTTTATTTATCAGAGATTGCATTCCACCCTCTATTGTTATTTTGGACATATTACTCTCTATAAATGCCCAAAAAGCCTCAATATGAAAAGTGTCTATAATATTATCCTTGTAATGAGCGCAGTCATTCCTTCTATCTTTCCAATATTTTATTTGTAATCGTAGATTGTCATTAAGGTTAAATATTGGGTCTTTAGTGCGTTCTTTTGTAGTCTGGTCAGTTTTTTCTTGTTGTTGAGTTGAATCAAATACACTTGCTTCCCACAAGTCTTCATTTTGTAATTTTGAGATTATTTTGTCCCATTCCCCTTGGGGAAATAAGTTTGGTTTAGTTCCTCCAATTATTCTTTCCTTCAGTATCGTCAGAAAAGCCAAATATGAAAATAATAATGAGGCTCTATTCGCTCCAGCTTTATAGCAAGTAACGGCATCTGTAAATAGTACATTTACATCTTCTGAAAAATTATTATTATCAATCCAATTTTCAATTCGTAGTTTCATTCAAATTATATTTTGCCTAAAGCTGTTTAAGATACTACAAAATTATACAAATATCTTAAGTGGCAACTTGAATGAGCAGATTGATTATCGAGGGTTTTGTATCTCCACTTTTTGCAGTTCCTTTTCCTTTTTCATTTGGCTGTAAGTCCATATACAGACAATACCGACAACAATTAAAGCATAGGCAATCCATTTGCCGATACGTTCTATAAAACGGGTAAATACAGATGCTTCAAAACTCGAAAATCCCTCTGCACCCATACCATTACGCCTGTAAAATTTCCTGCGGTTTATCCAATAAATAAGCACTATCGCAATAACGATAACAATAATACCAAACACCAATTGAGCCGTAACTGTATCCATACCCGTTAAGATTATAA
The nucleotide sequence above comes from Flavobacterium branchiarum. Encoded proteins:
- a CDS encoding DNA-binding response regulator, which encodes METGTAQKKITLAFINDKSPILDLTCNDLAASGIEVSFRSENIEDGLSQLSALKTLPNVCIIDLDFYNKNVLAQLQELRTQYPTIKLIAHSDIDAEKAVKSLLEIGFAGYLLIGSDVDDFKKAIDVVTNGDRYFSVGVAEITQEYFSNK
- a CDS encoding helix-turn-helix domain-containing protein, with the translated sequence MDLLTNETEEIIAHQEMIMQLRNRIEEILKNYRPVMNGEIYLSGEDVCKLLHISKRTLQQYRDDNILPFIQIGGKIIYKESDILTVLEQNYIANDRHCL
- a CDS encoding helix-turn-helix domain-containing protein; the encoded protein is MEVIAIQKSALDGMKNELREILEMTENAVRKYTPIFKEEQWLDNQEVCLMMNITKRTLQTYKDKGLLPYSKLNRKNYYKRSDVQALLEAGQPYNTNDNGFTDE